From the genome of Oryza glaberrima chromosome 1, OglaRS2, whole genome shotgun sequence:
AGAAGCATCAGGACCTCGTCCGCGCCGTCTTCCAGTGTATGTATCGCACGCGGTCCGCTTTCCTGCTCTGCACCTTCCAGTGTATGTATCTGTGAAAAGCTCGTTTTGCAGTGTTGTCTGCAAGGCCGGACAGTGTAAGCAATTTCGTCAAGGTTGATGCAATCTTTGGACCGGTAATGAACCTCCAAGACTGATATAGTAAAAATCTTGCTaaaatatatgcacatgctgGAACTGACATGGAAATTTTGTGAAATCTCCTTGCTCTAATGTCAGTTGATCTCTCTCTTTGTTATATACTAGATGatgccccgcgctttgctgcgagatatatgttagataatggTGAAATGATGAaagatttggattgaaatattatgaaaatgatttgagaatgatgatttagcatgtgtatgtttagttttagaatgaaataaattgtacatataattactatatgcttgcatgttgagctttgtgtgtttaatgGATTGATGTCGCATGCTCGCATGTAGGTTTTAGTAGTGCTAATAAAtaatatgtttgcatgttgagttttaggtgTTTAGTGGGCATTAACTTTGTATAAAGAAGAGATAACCTGCTACTGCCTTAGACTTTTTGTCAATATGTATGCAATTGCAAACactttctgcaaaaaaaaaaaagtaaagaaaaaaaagctgaCGTCTATACAAGTTCATGTTTCCTCatgaaatttgtttttcttctatGTCAGTCAAACTGTAGTGAGGAAACAAACAACTTTATTTAGCAATTTGTATATGATAGCATGATGGtcaacttcttcttttttttttttttgcagggagcGAAATTGATCTACAAACATTTGGCCACATTGTACTTAGGTTTTGTCTTTGATGGCTCTGAAAATGAACTTGCGGTGCTTGATCTTGTGCAAGGTAATCTAgcacattattattaatgaaaCTGCTTATTAGTTACTGAAATTGTTGGACTCATGTGACATGCGAACAAGGCAACAGCCATACAGACATGGTTTACACTCGCATACCAAAAATAATTGTTATGTTCATGTTCGGTCATGCTACATGCTTGTTTAGTTGTTTGACCTGCCTTATTTTACATGTTCATTGTAATGTCTCTTATGCTTCTTTATATCAATTCCTCTTTTAGATTCAAACCCATAGGTGATGACTGTGGCACTTCTTTCAGTTTCAGTGTTCATACATTACTATTTACTAGTATTTACCATTCTCCCAATAATTGATGGTTTGCCACTCCTCAAATCCCAACCCCAAACATGCACTGTTTGTTCGTCCAATGCTGGGTAGCTGCTGAACTACTCAGCTCTTTTCACTTCTGTTAAGTCCACTTTAACTCTCGAGCATCTTTCCTATCCTTGAGGgagtaccatgaggtaccatgaagtatgaggtaccatgaggtaccaatctaatctaaccgttgatttaGAAGGGGTATGATCGGACTAAATAAAGTTAAGGTGCCGCAAATCACCGCCCACTCAACCAATAGCAATACCTTGTTCCCGTCTCCTACCTTCTACCTCAtctccggccgccgtcgcatcatggccgccgcggccacgcgTCACACAAGCTTCAGCCTCCGTCGcatcgaggccgccgcggctGTGCGTCGCACACGCGTCTGCCGCCATCGTatcgaggccgccgcggccgccgtcgcatcgAGGCCGCCGAGCAGCCGTCGCATCGACCCCGCCACGGCTGCCGTGGCTTCAACGCCGCCGCATAgacgtcgccgcctccacccgccACATCCGCCGTCGCAGGCGCATCAacatcgccgcctccaccccgtCCCATCCGCCGTCGTAGCCACCCCGAAGACTCCGGCATCTTTTCCACCATCTGGTGTGGACTCTGTCGTAATAAGAACTAAATTTGAAATGTGCTTCATCTGGATTTGTTATTTGTTGGTACATTTTATGGTTGAAGAAGTGATGAAGGTGGTAAATTATTTGGCAGGTTCACTGTGCCGTGTACAGTGGAAGGTGTTGGTAGCAGAACAAATATGCTGTATGATGTTGTTGTTTGTCTAAGTTTGAGCTGAATTTACGTTGTATGCCGTGTGCATAAGTTGTTTCAACCATTGTTGTTTGTATCTTGTACAACTTTCATAAAGTAAGTACTTGAACCTTGTTGGTCTAAGTTTGATCTCTGTTCAAGAAGCAGCAGTGCCAGCAATTTTCAGTTTTCAGCATCAAAAAGCAGTACCAAGCagcaaatttaaatttgtagcAGTAATTCCAGCAAGAGGAGCAATAAGTTCAGGCAAACTGCAATTGTGACACAGTCAATTCAGCAGCATATATGTGTATTTCATCTCAGCAACACCAACTTCAGTTCCGCAGACAGCATCCACCAGTAACAAATAATCAGCAAGCATGCACCAGTAATAAATCTCGCAAGAAGCATCCATACAAAATGCACACAAACAGGGGCATCAACTATGCAAACCATACCACTAGAATTGACTGATAGACATATTACATCGGAACTTCAGTGAACAGAAACACACAAACATCAGCTTGCTCGAAAAGATTGGCTCCAACCAAAGCATTCCATCCAGTTGTGAGGGTTGCTCGCTTATCCTTGAATTTCATCAGTTTCATCGGCATCCAACCATCGCCGGCCTCCCGCCGatgcagcgccgccgtcgcatcgAGGCCGTTGCCCTCCGACCCTGACgaatcgccaccgccaccgatgCAGCACAGCCGTCGCATCCAGACAGCCatgcccgccgtcgccgacgaatcgccgccgccgccaatgcaGCGCAGCCGTCGCATCCAGactgccgcgcccgccgccgttgacGATTCGCCGGGGCTACCCGATCTAGGCCACCATCGGGTCGCCAGTCCAACCTGCTCCCGCCGCCATCTATCACCGCCATGCATTCTAGGGTTTCTTTCTCTCGCTGCTCTAGCCCGTCGAATACGTGGCTTCTGTTCTCTCGCCAAACAGAGAAGGAAACAGAGAAGGAAGGGATGCTGCGTGCGTGATGCAGAATAGACGCGAAAGTACATAACTACCCTCCCACCCACGGTACCGCTTCAAGGCAGAGGTGCGGTACCATGAGGTACAGATGATTTTTGACCGTCCAATGAGGCCTGATCAACTGTTACGATTTGGTACTGCACAGCCTCAAGGACAGTAAAAATGCTCTTAACTCTCCGTTTTATGAGCCATGATTGCGGCAGATCGATTAATCTGTAGAAACTTTATCTTGTGCACAGTTTTTGTTGAAACATTGGACAGATGCTTCAAGAATGTGTGTGAGCTTGACATTGTATTTAACTTCAACAAGGTAAAGCGATTTTCATGTTTTGATCCTTTTACTTTGAATATGCTCCATTGAGGCTTGGCTTGAAGAATATAAAAGGGTCAAGTTAATAAAGCATGCTTAGTCCTTTACAAGAGAGGACCAATATTGTTTTGCTAGTAGATTAGTTTGTTTTGTTAGTACACGAATGGTGAAAAAAAGTAACACTGGAAATTTttacggagagagagagctagggCCTAAGCCCTCCTTTGGTAATGCTGCCCTCAATCGTCAATACCAAAAATGTTGGCTATGGTGTTGCTGCCATCTGTCGCAGGCAGATTCTTTTTTGTTGAGACAAACGTTACAACAATTCATCCCAACTGTCTTTGCTCGTGTCATGGTGATGATTGTTACTGCTTAAAGTTAATCACTATTCTTATTAGGCTAATTGCAATATCAAATGCAGCTGCATACAATTTTGGATGAAATGATACTTGGGGGACAAGTGATTGAAACAAGTTCAGAGCAAATAATGAGATCTGTAGAAGAGATTGCAAGGTTCTTACTTCCTGCTGCCTTCCCCTTGCACATGTTGCGAGCATGTTTACATGTAATCCTAACAGTATTCGTTTCTTGACACAGGCTGGAGAAACAGTCAAACACAACCAGCCTCATACCGAAGTCGATTTCAGAGCGTTTCAGCCGATGAGCCGTGTCATGGACAGAAACTTTGAAGGCTTGAGCAGAAGAAATCAGATTGCATTTTTCTCCAGTCGCGTTGCAATTCTCTCAAGTCTCGAGCATCTACCATTTGACATGGACATGAGAGCTTGTAGCCATTGTGAATGTCTCTGTGTATCACGCATGAAATTGTAAGATGTGACCTGAAACGTGAATTCTTCTGTACTATCTGGCTTGCTTACCGATTGCAAGATGAGGCATCGTGTCTCCTAGACAAGAAAAGCTTGTTTTGCAAAGGCCGTTGTGTTGTCTTCTGAATTCGATGTCTGATGCATTTAtacagttttattttttttgcagggaaaaaaataaaactgtaTAAATGCATCATCCGTAAGGTCAAGAACAACGTAAGCTCCAATCATACGCTCCCCCTTTCCCCTCGTATACCGCAGGATTTGCTGTAAGGCGTCACTCTAGATTGAAACCATCGTTGGGAATTGCGTTGATCCTGCGTTTGGTATTGGGTCACTGACAGCTAGTACAGCCGCAATTCGATTTTCCTGAAGTCATATCCATGGGGACAGCGGATTTAGCATATAGATCATCCTGGATTATGTCAAGTTCAGACGAACTGCAATGTGTGCCTTATTGTGTTAAGTTTTAGACATTGGGTGTGAATGCATGCTCTGAGCAGGTTTGTTCTCATGAATTACCAGGACTACATGATTCAAGTTTTATCAGGAATGTAACCAATCGTATGTAGCTGTAGAAAACACATTTAGAACTTGATAATATATTCGGAGGAAATTTGGAACGTAAGAAAATTTTGTAGCTTTTGTTTGTGTGCTTTACCTCCAACCCAGACACAATTGCTCATTTTGAGCATAAAATCCTTCAAGATGTGCAGGCATAGCGTTAGGCTTGGGATGTGTCAGGTAGTATTGTCAATGAGCCCCACAGTACAGTATAGTAAAGCTAGAGAGACATATTTCATGATATTGCTGATGCTTTACACATAAGACCTATTGCTCACGCCATTTGGAGTTCTCATTTTGATCTACCTGCTGTGGAAGCATTTACTTGAGGAGGTGCAAGATAATCCTAGCTAGTCAAGCTTACTTCAAGCTCAAATCAAGCTCGACCATGCTTACAAGGTTTGTGCCTTAGCTTGATAAGGCTTCCTAAGACCATATAGTTGACTGAGCTAAGTTCAGCTCCATAAGGACTAATTGTAGTTTATGTCAGCATAATCGTGTATATTATAGGCTACAAAATATTGTTCGAGTTTCAGAATTTAAGTTTACTCAATGAAAGCTCCATCATATATTTTCATTTTGTGGTGAATTTCTTTGAAAACTAAACCATTACTTTGTTTTCAAATTATTATCATAAAGGGCTTCGCCAAAGGGTTTATTCATTCTCTGAGCAAAGAATAAAGATCGGATAGACTCGATGTCGCCGTGCCACAGTCGTTGTTCTTGTTCTCATACTCATCCCCGTCTCTGTCCAGGTCACTCTCCATCTTCTCTAGGCATTCCGTGCCATCCCACCCCTCCTCAATAGCAGCTGTCGGGATATGCCATATGGTGGGCGGTGGGATTTTAATAGCATGAAAATTTGTTTCACCAGCAGTGCTCTTTACCTACCTCTAGTAAAAACCCGATTTTCGCTAGCAgacacttaagaggtccgcctaaAAAATAGAGTTGTTTTTTATGGCGGATCTTCTAAACGTCCGTCAGTGAAAATCGGTTTTCTCTAGTGGCTCGTGACCCAGAATCCtccaatatatttttataagcgTTTATTTTATTAGTTTGCCAGAAAAATAAAAGGGTCACGCCATGAAAAATCTTTTTCAGTAGTGTGATAGTTGGAGAGTATCGCCACTGTTTGTCTATCGATTCCAAAACGGTCTGATTATAGTCTCTTTACATACTCGTATTCCAAAACTGTTAAGTGGGCAAACCATTCCATTTTTCAGTTTTAGTCTCTTCACATACTCGTATTTCTTAAGCCGACAAAAGGAAATATTATTTTGACGGTTCCGCAACAGGAAAAACTGCGTTAAAAACCGAACATGGTGTACATATTTATCTATGAGCGACCGACAAGAGATGAACCTTATTTCTGTTGCTATATCATCGGAATAATTTGATATTTCTGTGCTTATTTTTGTGTGTCTCATTTCCGACATCCACcagcattaattttttttcttattgttttCTTACCATTTAATTTCTGGTATTTTTTTCCTGTCAAAAACGATCTTCTGTGATCAGATATAACAAAGAACATTATATAGGTTCATTTGTTTGTTTAACAAGACAGATAGGTACAcagaaataataatttataaatatacttAACCAGTACACACAAGTAATATGCAGCACACATATAAGAAGAATACACACACAGTCGAGGGGCATCCATGCCTTCTTATTCCAAGCAAATTAACTTGTACTGGTATGATCGATCCAAGTAGCACATCCAAacaacgcgcgcgcgcgatcaCTGGTTTCAAACCTTCAGGGGCGAATGTAGAACCCAATAGCAGAAATAAATACGTCCGCGCGCGCGTAGAAACCGACAATGCGGCCTTTCCCCACAGGGACTTTGAAATCTTTGTCATCCTTTCCACGTTTTCCCCATGGCCCGCCTCTTCTACCTTCGCTGGTGACGAAGGTGAGTGAATTTACGGTGCAAGCCTGTTTTTGCGATGGGAATGGCCCCACTGACCCAGAGACTTCCTTCACGTACTCGTTGGGGTGGAATACGAACTGCATAGACCATCCAAAAAATACGTACAACACAGTCATATATAGAGCCGGTTTAgttcacaaaaagaaaatttttgagtgtcacatCGGAACATTTGACCGGATATCAAAAGAGGTTTttggatacgaatgaaaaaactaatttcgtaACTCcatgaaaaccgcgagacgaatcttttgagcctaattaatcagtcattaacacatgtgggttactgtagcacttatggctaatcatggactaattaggctcaaaagattcgtctcgcgattttccccCTAATTGTgccatttgttttttaatttatctatatttaatacttcatgcatatgttcaaagattcgatgtgatgtttctGGGAAAAAGTTTTTGGTAACTAAACAAGATCATAATACACATAGGCCATCCAAAAAGTATGTACAACACAGTCATATATAATACACAATGACTGGCAGGTAGGCACCGAGTAAATTAAATGAGTGTACTATAGAGGCCTCTAAACTTACGTGAGGACGTTATCTAGTTTTTTAGACTCTTATAATCTTTATATttgctattataaaaattaaatatttttttgctaattGATTTGTACGTCATTCGTATGCAATTCGACATAAGTGTAAAATAACTATTATACATCCTCTCCCGGCCCAATCCAACCGACTGACACCATCCCGCTACCCCGTCCCACGCACGTCCCTCCCCCGATCGACATCTTTTTTCTCTtactttttttctgtttttctttttcctcatttCTTTTCTCCCGATCTTCCTGGTCGTCTCCCTCTCTTTCTGATCACCTCTCTTTcgtccttctttttccttttgttctctttttttttcctttccaatTACTTTcctcataaatatttttcttaatttgaaAGTTATTATTGTTTAAGGTATGTATGAGGTAAGCTTATCACTTTATAAATCTTTTTCatctatagtaaaaaaaattccactaattgaataatcaaaatttcaatcttTGGTTGATAAGAGTATTTCTTtagaaatatatagcaaaaaaaCTCATGCGCTAACTCATGTAATAGCAACCAATCGATCTATAAGACTATGTATACAAGAGTTTCTTTGTGTGATGATACATGAAGCGAGCACAACCGGGTTTAATGTTATGTGATTTCTAACTTTGTTTTGCCACTGTTTTGTTTGCGTTGTTTCGGTTATCGTTTAAATTGTAAGAGTTTTTATCTTTCACCTATTATAATACACAGATATTTTGCTAGTATATTAATATGTCTTTGAATTCGTCTTTTGTATCATACTTATCTAAATGGGCTCCATTCCGTTCTATGCACTGACGTGATATGCCATGGTTCCACAGGTTAGCCACATAGAGATTTCTTTTCTCATCTctttcttaatttatttttttctacatgaTTGAGATGGGTCCATCCCATTGATACATAGGCACCTCTATGGCAAGCCACATCAGTGCACGGATCGAGTTAAAGTCCGTTTAGATCTGTATGGCACCCAAAACAACTTATTTAACTAttcgaaaatatattttgagaggtcatggatctagatgacacacaTCCATAAAAGTTTCATGAACGCATGTGTACTTCGTTAAAATTAAATCAACGGATCATAACTAGACATGAAACTAATTAGTTATATAttcatactctctccatttttaaCTATATGACGTTATTcaactatataaaaataatggagggagtacaatattcTAGTTGATAACCGAATACTTATATACGTACCGCCAGGTGATCGTCTCCCATGGTGCCGCCCCAAGACACTGTCTGCTGGTTCCCTTTCGTGTCCTTGTAGGTGAACGTGAGGTGGTCGATTGTGTCCTTGCTCTTAATCTGGACGGAGATAAGGTCCTTCGGAGTCTCAGTGATGTCATGGCTAGTTCCATTGCCACCCCACAACTCGGTCTTAATAATCCCATCCTTCAGATAAAGCACGAGGCATATATGAACACCCAGTcaagatttttttagataatgagaaccatatatatatacccacaAATCAATAGatactttattaaaaaaaatatggtactGTCCCATGCACTACAAATAATCCTATCTAAAACACTGTCATCCTTCTCTAAAGCTTGGTCATTATAAGCTAATTTATATCATTGGATATTTAGATATAGTAGTTAGCAATTTTAGAATGTTactataataattatttcttatgCTCATCTTAGAGAAAATGTGTGTCTACTACCTTCTACGAGTActaaataatagaaaaacaaCGAAAGCCAAAGTCAGGAGTCTATGATTCAAACTCAGTATGAATTCTCTATATTACAGCAGCATCTATTTCAGTTCATGCCAACGGTTTTAGAGTCACTAAAACAAAGTCGAGTTATTCCTCCATCATTACAACAAAAACCTCATACAAAGATACTTTTGCAGAGTATACTTAAAATTGACCCTCTTTAGAGGTTTTTTGAAAGTTCATCACTGTTCACCAAAATTTCTTACCCCTTTAGTACAGGAGACATACTTGGCATAGATCATGGAAATGTTACATACATTTAACTGAAAGATAATTGAAGTAGAAGAGTGGATGTTAAAAACATACCATTTTGAAGCTAGGGTAACACAAAGTAAAGTAGTATACTGTTAATCGATTGTGTGTCTCCTGTGTCAAGTGTCTTGGTAAAGGTGCCCTTCAGGAGCAATTCATCACGTCTATATATAGGGCAACACTATAAGCTCAATCAAATGATCTCACAAAATAAAACTGAATTGGATTAAATTTGTCATTTCGAATATTGAGAACTGGGCTTAGCTGGCTAGCTTTTGTGGCGTGCCGATCTAATTTATCCCATGTCAGGAACccaatttttttatggtttgaCGATGCAGGAATTAGTTCATAGCTAGAGGCCCAAGCCAACTATGGACGAGAGAAACTATATACCAACAATTCATTAGTTTTCTTGGAGTCTACACCTTCTGGAACATTCTATCGTTCGTATACAATAATGCTTCCTCAATCTGAAATGTTACGTcggtactcccttcgtcctaaaatataaaggattttgaacGAATGGAacacttcatatatatataggactaTTTTCCAGAATTATAGTCATATGAAGTGTCTGATCtatttaaaatcttttatattttaggatgggggAGTAGTACATAAGAAAGTTAACTTAAGTATACTTAAAACTTAATGTCTTTGCGAAGTCAAATTAATATGCTACTTCATGAAAATAATACGGTGAATATTTTTAGATTGTGTTGGATATAATATGAAcagagaaaaatatatgtaattaccATGTATCTCTACATTCATAGTTTCATACTCCCTCATTTGGTTTAAATAAATGACGTCTTCGATAAGATCTTAATCATATCAAACTTTTGAAAACTTTAACAAAGTTCTATAACACATAGTTTGGATGAGATTAATATGTGTGCTGTTGTCTTGGAAACACTACCACAAAACCATGATAAGTGCTGGCTCCAAAATCCCTAAAAATGCCAGATTTGATCATAGCATTGACGAGGGGGATCATCAGTTTCGGATGTGAGCCAGAACCAATGACCCtccaggagaaaaaaaatcatcgatCTAGGCTCGATGAATCGAGTCGATGATTGGAATCCCGAAAAAatgattcaaatttcaaaaaataaaatcacataATCAACAGTCCGCCCACCCGCTGCCCTGTACACAATCGCCGGTGACACGATCAGAGGGTGAGGGGGCGGGGGGCAGGATGGGGAGGATGAGGGATGTTGTTGTtgtgggttggggggggggggggggggggcagctgAGGACGAGACCTGCCTGGTAATGCAACGTTACAGTAACTAGAACGATGCGGCTCTACATGCTGAGGGGCAGTGGGTGGCCAGGTCTGGTGGCCCCCGATTTTTTCTTCGCCCACATCGCTACTCCAATTTTTTATCTGCTAAATTTAAAAACTAGCACCTATGGTTTATTTATTTGtgtctatttttaaaaattgatacTTATTCTATTATTGTTGGTTTATTAAAAACCAGCAGACATAAGGTGTTATAAGTTTTGGTTTAAAATTTGAGTCCCATTTAGAAGCTTGGGCGGAAGA
Proteins encoded in this window:
- the LOC127771563 gene encoding horcolin-like; this translates as MKDGIIKTELWGGNGTSHDITETPKDLISVQIKSKDTIDHLTFTYKDTKGNQQTVSWGGTMGDDHLAFVFHPNEYVKEVSGSVGPFPSQKQACTVNSLTFVTSEGRRGGPWGKRGKDDKDFKVPVGKGRIVGFYARADVFISAIGFYIRP
- the LOC127780186 gene encoding AP-3 complex subunit sigma-like; the protein is MIQAVMIMSTQGKPRLLKFYSYHAPEKHQDLVRAVFQLLSARPDSVSNFVKVDAIFGPGAKLIYKHLATLYLGFVFDGSENELAVLDLVQVFVETLDRCFKNVCELDIVFNFNKLHTILDEMILGGQVIETSSEQIMRSVEEIARLEKQSNTTSLIPKSISERFSR